GCTGAACCTACCACCTCTTCTATTGCTCTATTAATTCTTGTTACCAACCTCCTCTCATCCTCCATTTTATCTTGAAAAATTCTTATGTTTCATTCCTTCCATATCTCCCAAACAACTAGGGAAGGACTGATTTTCCACACACTAGAGAGAGTTGACCTTCTTGGTTGTCTTGGCCAACTCTCAAAAACTTATTTAAGAGTATTTTGTAGCGGGCCCTGCCAATTTAGATTCCTCTGTAGCTCAGCCCAACATTTTTTAGCCATTTCACATGTGAGAAGTAGGTGGTCTGTGGATTCTTCTGATTGATTGCACATGACACACTTTGATGGTCCCACAAAACCGAgtcttttccttctttctcctgatAAGATTATGCCTTTCACAGCTAACCAGGCAAAGGCACCTACTTTTGGAAGACATTCTTTATTCCATAGGAGGGTCCAAATTTTTGACTGTGTCTCCTCTCTTCCTTCCAAAAGTTGATAGCCCAGTTTGACTAAATATTTACCATCCTTTGCCCCACACCAGATAACCTTGTCCTCTTTATCTATGAGTAACATCTTCCTTTGATCCAACACATTTTTCAGCCTCTGTTGTTCCTGAAGAGGTAAACCTGTGGTTGATAGATCTTTCCACATCCATTCCAAACTTAATACTCCCTTTGAGCTATACATATAATCCCTTACTTTAACCCCCCATAACGGCACTAACACTTCCTTGGTCTCCGAGAATTCCTCCAAATCTTTCAAAGCAGGGTGACCTGCCCATGAGTCCTCCCAGAACTTGGCTTTTGCCCCATTCCCAACCTACCATGTTAAATGGTCTATTACTACCTTGCGACAATCCAAAATGAAGTTCCATATTACTGATCCTTTGGGAGGGTTTCGAATCGTGAAGATTCTGTGGTCCTCTGTTGAGTCTAGATACTTAGCTCTCAACACTTTTACCCACATCTGGTGCGGATTAGTGTATATATTCTAGACTAATTTGCCTCCTAAAGCGTAGTTCATTTTTTGCCAATCCCTCAATCCTACACCTCCTCTTACCTTTTCTTGACAAATTTTATCCCATGCCAATAATGGGATGTTCTCTTGTTCATTTGCCCCATTCCAAAAGAATTTCCTCATTTTTTGTTGGATTGCGTTAATGACCTTCTTTGGGATTTTTAGACACATCATTGAGTAAATCGGGATGGTTGACACAACTGTCTTCAGCATTAAAATTTTGCCTACTGTTGTTAACCATATGCTTTTCCACCCCTCCATTTTATTAAAGCATTTATCAATTAATTTTTTCCATAGCCCCGTTCTGTTTTCTCCTCCAAAAAATGGGATTCCTAAATACCTGCCCGGTAAAGACCCCACTTTCATGCCTAAGATTCTGCATATCTCCCTTTGCTTACATGGTTtgcagttgaagaagaaaattttcGACTTGTGCCAGTTTACTTTTTGACTTGAAGTTGTTTCATAGATGTCTAGAGCTTCTTTCATTGCTCTTCCTTCCCTAGCCAAGGCATCACCTGCTAAAAATGTGTCATTGACAAATTGCAAGTGTGTTAGGGGATTTATACCTGCAGCAATTTGGACCCCTTTCCATGTTCCTGATTCCCATCTCTTGGTTATGAGTCGTCCGAGCACTTTTGCCATTATGATGAAGAGAAATGGTGAGAGAGGATCTCCTTGTCGTATGCCTTTTGTGGATTCGAAAAAACCTTAGGGGCTGCCATTGACAAGAACAGAGAATCTAGGGGTGTTAATGCAACTACTGACCCAAGCAATCCAATCTTCTCTGAACCCAAACCTCTGAAGAACTTTTATTAGAAAGTCCCTGTTAACCTCATCGTATGCTTTCCTAATGTCAACCTTGATCATCATTTTCTCTGCCCTTGTTGTCTGAATAGAGTGGACATCTTCATGAGCCAAGATAATGCCTTCAAAAATTGATCTGCCTAGAGCGAAACCACTTTGTTCATTTGAGATGACAAGGTCCAAAATGGGTTTTAATCTATTTGCAATGACTTTTGAAATGATTTTGTAAATGGAGTTGCAAAGCGATATCGGACGAAAGTCATCAAAAGAGTTGGTTTCCGCCTTCTTTgggattagtgcaatgaaagtGTTATCGAAATCTTTAATGAAGCCTCCCTTCCGAGACTCCTCTACCACGTCGAGGATATCAACCGCCATAATGTCCCAAAACTTTTGGAAGAAAAGTGCTGGAAAGCCATCTGGACCAGGTGATTTTTCTGCCCCTAAACTAAAAACAACCTTTTTAACCTCTTCCAAAGAGATCTGCTCCATTAACCTTCTGTTGTGATTTTCCATAATATATGTGGGGGTGACCTCTAAAATTCAAGAGACATTTTCCTCCTGATTATCCAATTTGTTGAAAATTTCAGAGAAATGCTCTATTGATGTGTGGTTAATTTGATTTATGTCTGAGATTGTTATTCCctctttgtttttgatagaggagaTCTTGTTATGGGCTCTTTTAACTTTAACTAAAGTGTGAAAAAACTTCGTGTTCCTGTCTTAGCCAggtttctctagatttttgtctccagtaAATCTCCTCTCTAGCTAAAACCTCTGAGTAATTTGAACTTAGAATTTTCTCTCGTTTAAAAGAATCCTCATCCATCCCTTTAGTGATTATATGATCATGTAAGGATTTTAGGTCGTTTTCCAAATCTATCTTATCTTTAAAGATATTTCTAAAGGATTCTCTATTCCACTGCTTTAATTGTTCCTtaataaattgtaatttttttaaaaaagtgaaAGATTTATTACCTGGATTCACCGGGTTATGTTTCCACCATTGTTCTATGAGGTTTCTGATGTTACCATCTCGAAGCCACATTGCCtcaaatttgaaaggacatctTGCTGGAGCACTTTCATCTTGAATCCTTACGcatatgggataatgatctgatcccGTGATAGGCAGGATCACTGCTTCACTTGTCCAGTGACTCTCCGACCAATCTCCAGCAAtaaaaaaatgatctaatcttTCAGCGATGTTTAGGAAGCCACTTCTTCTGTTGGTCCAAGTGAAATCCCCCTTTTTGAAAGGAATTTCGATCAATACTGCTCTTGTAACAAAGGAGCTAAAATCTCTTTGACTCTGGCTATTCCAACCCATACCCCCCATTTTGTCTGAAGGCCGAAGAAGGGCATTGAAATCTCCTCCTAGAATGTATATATTTTCCTTGTCATTGCTCATAATCTCAAAAATCTCACTCCAAACTTGATTTTTCAAATTTGTGTTGGTAGGACCATAAATATTGAAAAGAAAGAAGCTTGATTGAAGTTGCACTGATTTGATCTTCAACCATTGCCACCACCGAGTGGCTCTCATAACCACCACTTCCACTACTGAATCTTTCCAAAGAGCTACTAGGCCTCCAGAGGCACCTTCAGCTCCTACTAaactacatttccatgtttgaaaTTTCCTAGCGAACAAACTCACATCCTCttccttgatttttgtttcttgTATGAGAAAAATGTCAGGCCTCACTTGATCAACACACTGTTTGATCAAGCGAATCTTGTCAGGGGCATTGTAGCCCCTGTCATTCCATGAAAGGGTCCTCATTGCTCCCGGGAAAAGGCATAGCCTTTTCCCAATCTTAATTTGCTTTGACCTGCTGCATTGCCCACCAATTCCAGTTTGAACTTATTTGATTTTGGCCCTCTTTTCTTGTTTTCCCCAACCTTAGCTTTATTTTGAAAGGATAGAGAGGTTTCCAG
The nucleotide sequence above comes from Cryptomeria japonica chromosome 11, Sugi_1.0, whole genome shotgun sequence. Encoded proteins:
- the LOC131860170 gene encoding uncharacterized protein LOC131860170, which produces MRTLSWNDRGYNAPDKIRLIKQCVDQVRPDIFLIQETKIKEEDVSLFARKFQTWKCSLVGAEGASGGLVALWKDSVVEVVVMRATRWWQWLKIKSVQLQSSFFLFNIYGPTNTNLKNQVWSEIFEIMSNDKENIYILGGDFNALLRPSDKMGGMGWNSQSQRDFSSFVTRAVLIEIPFKKGDFTWTNRRSGFLNIAERLDHFFIAGDWSESHWTSEAVILPITGSDHYPICVRIQDESAPARCPFKFEAMWLRDGNIRNLIEQWWKHNPVNPGNKSFTFLKKLQFIKEQLKQWNRESFRNIFKDKIDLENDLKSLHDHIITKGMDEDSFKREKILSSNYSEVLAREEIYWRQKSRETWLRQEHEVFSHFS